The following is a genomic window from Candidatus Zixiibacteriota bacterium.
GCTCGCGCACCTCCCCGAGCCGCCGTTTGTGCGCGGCGAACACCTTGCCCTCGAACTGCACGATCTGGAAATCGATCCTGCCGGCCGCCTGCGCGGCCGCGCTCTGAAGCTGCGGATCGAACCCGAGCGTCTGCGCCGCCAGCGCCTCGAACCGCTCCCGGACCTCCCGCCGCGCCTCCCCGAACGCCTGTTCGAGATCGGGGGGAAACGACTCCGCCGTCACCCGGTTGACGACCTGCTCGATATCTCCGGCCAGCTCCTCCAGCGTGATCCGGTGCTGCGCCATCATCGCTTCGTAGCGGCGCTCGACGAATGTGGCCGAAGGCCGCGCGCGGTACACCGGCGCCGGCCGCCCGAACAGCTCGAACAGCGGCGTCACCTGCGCGAAATAGGCGATCTCCGAGGGTCCCCCGTGCTGGGCCGCCGCGGGAAACAGCCACGACTGCATCACCGGCCGCGTCAACACGTCGGGCGAGAACCGCTCCGGCTCCTGCGCGATCATGGCGCGCAGATCCGCTGCCGTGACCGCCCGGTCCCCGATGCGGAAGCCGCCGCCGCTCTGCCGCAGCACCGGCCGCCGGCCGTCGCGCGCGAAAAACAGGTGCACAGACTCGTCCTTCTTCTCCACCTGGACGTGGTACCCGTGGCTGCGGAGGTTCTCGTTGGTCCGGCCGACCAGGGCGCGCACTTCCTCGTGCCGCTCCGCGAGCGCCTGAAGGAGCGGCGCCGCGAGCGCCTTGGCCTCCGGATCCGCGGGCGAGAACAGGACGAGCCCGAATTCCCCCAGGAGCGCAGTCATCAGTTTCGCAAAGGCGCCGACAAAGGTCTCCTCCGGAGTGTAGCAGCGGTCGATCAGCCCGTAGAGGGCCGGGGTGAATTCCGTCTCCCCGAGTGCTTCGCGCAGGCGCGCTTTGGCCGCCGCGAGCGCCTCGGCGTCGGCAAAACGGATCTCCGCCGCCGGCGCCGCCTCCGCCGGAGCCGTCGGGTAGACGATCTTCACGGGCTCGGCCGCGGCCCGGTCCGGCACCCAGGTGTGGTTGATTTCCGCGAAATCGTGGTCGTCGGCGGCAATCCAGAAAATCGGCACGGCGGGCCGCCCGAGCTCGCGGCCGATCCGCCGCGCCGCCTGGATGATCCCGAGCGCCTTGATCTGCACCAGCAGCGGCCCGCCGAACAGCCCCGCCTGCTGCCCCGCGAACACCGCCACCGCCCGCGGGTCGCGCAGCCGCTCGATCGCCGCCAGCGTCGGCTCGCCCGCCCCCCAGGCCTGGTTCTGCCGCCGCAGGATGTCCGCCGTCCGGTCGCGCGCATAGACGGCGCC
Proteins encoded in this region:
- the bshC gene encoding bacillithiol biosynthesis cysteine-adding enzyme BshC yields the protein MTPGKALGYSELYLDFVSGRETARHFYTPDNLSAVAARLDGAVYARDRTADILRRQNQAWGAGEPTLAAIERLRDPRAVAVFAGQQAGLFGGPLLVQIKALGIIQAARRIGRELGRPAVPIFWIAADDHDFAEINHTWVPDRAAAEPVKIVYPTAPAEAAPAAEIRFADAEALAAAKARLREALGETEFTPALYGLIDRCYTPEETFVGAFAKLMTALLGEFGLVLFSPADPEAKALAAPLLQALAERHEEVRALVGRTNENLRSHGYHVQVEKKDESVHLFFARDGRRPVLRQSGGGFRIGDRAVTAADLRAMIAQEPERFSPDVLTRPVMQSWLFPAAAQHGGPSEIAYFAQVTPLFELFGRPAPVYRARPSATFVERRYEAMMAQHRITLEELAGDIEQVVNRVTAESFPPDLEQAFGEARREVRERFEALAAQTLGFDPQLQSAAAQAAGRIDFQIVQFEGKVFAAHKRRLGEVRERLYRLHRVLYPHRGLQERALNIGYFLAKFGPAFVRFAHERLDSETAAHQLIPLSDV